A region from the Paenibacillus humicola genome encodes:
- a CDS encoding acyl-CoA thioesterase, whose product MEQRYAKESRCYKTSRIFPPDVNNHNTLFGGKLMSYIDDIASIAAWKHCRNSVVTASTDSVDFLHPIRPTDSVCLESFVTWTGTSSMEVFVKVITEDLKTSERKIAATSFLTFVALDDDNKPVRVPKVVPETEEEKHLHETAVARAERRKQRRAESAKFAHVLTVDFPWE is encoded by the coding sequence GTGGAACAACGATACGCCAAGGAATCGCGCTGCTACAAGACGTCCCGCATTTTCCCGCCCGATGTGAATAACCACAATACGCTGTTCGGGGGCAAGCTGATGTCGTACATCGACGATATCGCCTCGATTGCGGCGTGGAAGCACTGCCGGAACTCCGTGGTAACCGCCTCGACGGATTCCGTCGATTTCCTGCACCCGATCCGGCCGACCGACTCGGTGTGCCTGGAATCGTTCGTCACCTGGACCGGCACGAGCTCGATGGAGGTGTTCGTCAAGGTCATCACGGAGGATCTCAAGACGAGCGAGCGAAAAATCGCGGCGACCTCGTTTCTGACGTTTGTCGCGCTGGACGACGACAACAAGCCGGTCCGGGTGCCCAAAGTCGTGCCGGAGACCGAGGAGGAGAAGCATCTCCACGAGACGGCGGTCGCGCGGGCCGAGCGCCGCAAGCAGCGAAGGGCGGAAAGCGCCAAATTCGCGCATGTCCTGACGGTCGATTTCCCCTGGGAATGA